The following proteins are co-located in the Cydia fagiglandana chromosome 2, ilCydFagi1.1, whole genome shotgun sequence genome:
- the LOC134673043 gene encoding uncharacterized protein LOC134673043 — MDVPSQETVGLLSSDEGGAGGSSDSPDSSEDEVTSHVPPAMTARAQVVVPTISVTPHSPGVLDDSLQQLRQLHAAVQRMRAAPLPLMVSVASLYQQPRRQCRPSASRRTARACSTTAYNSYASSMRPCNVCAPRRSRLW, encoded by the exons ATGGATGTGCCATCACAGGAGACCGTGGGGCTCTTGTCTTCAG acgagggcggcgcgggcggcagTTCAGACTCGCCAGACAGCAGCGAGGACGAGGTCACCTCACACGTCCCGCCCGCCATGACTGCCCGCGCCCAGGTAGTA GTGCCGACCATCAGCGTCACGCCCCACAGCCCGGGCGTGCTCGACGACAGCCTACAACAGCTACGCCAGCTCCATGCGGCCGTGCAACGTatgcgcgccgcgccgctcccGCTTATGGTAAGTGTGGCGTCTTTATATCAGCAGCCAAGGAGGCAATGCCGACCATCAGCGTCACGTCGTACAGCCCGGGCGTGCTCGACGACAGCCTACAACAGCTACGCCAGCTCCATGCGGCCGTGCAACGTatgcgcgccgcgccgctcccGCTTATGGTAA